The genome window TTTCATGATTAATCAAGCTGAGATTTCTCAAATCATGGATTCATTCGTGAACTGATTATATGAGAAAAGATAAAATCgactaaattaaaagaaaattacttACCAAATTCAGACAATTATCCTCtccgaacaaaaaaaaaaaagataatttatatttttattgatccaTATTTTATGATTTCCTTTTCTTTGCTGTAGGTTTATCGAACCCTCCATGTAAACCACCCAATTTTGATAATGTTCGTTTGTTAATATCTGTTTTTGCATTCCAAGGTGCATCTTTCTATAAATTGCGAagtaatacaaatataaaaaattatgcacACGTAAATAAACgttaatgatatatttatttactcaCTGCTGAAGTGTCTTGATCCGCCAAATGTGTCCATTTAGTTTGCCCTGCGCGaccaaaatttttaacttgCATAACTTTGGGTAAAATTTCTCTGTGAGCTACTTCATCCGGTGTTGATAAAGTATAATCACGTTTAAGaatttcatcatcttcttTCTACATGCATAgcacaaaaataaaaatttaacaataataaataatttaataaagatcaaATTACTCATACCAAGTAAAATGAGCCCTtgtgataatatttttgcagGAACTTGTATTGACCCTTTGGCTTTTCTTCGCGTTGTTTTTTAATTCGTTCCATGTCTTCTTTTAAGCGTTGTTCTTCAGACATGTTACGTCTGCGTTCAATCTCTTCGCGTTCTATTTCTCtcctaaattttattaattggtattagtaaataataattataaaattcataatgattttttttaaaaaaaaacacgtaCGCTATTCTTTCCTCTTTATCTCTTTTAATTCTTAATAACTCGCGTAATTTCCATTGTTCATATTCTGCTTGCTCGTCAAGGCCATCGGTGTCATCAACTTCTTGCAATCCAGTATCCTCATTCACTATAATAATAGGAAAAATAAAGTACAATATCGAGAAATTCTATGCAAGATAAGATAATAATCTTAACTTTTACCTTCTTTTTGTAAAGCTTTTTGAACATATTCCTCTACCATCGCGTgtgattctttttttctttcttcaaGTTCTTGTAATCTTTTGCGTTCAGCTTCCTCTTCTAATTTTTCCATTCTTTCTCTTTCCAACACAGTTTCTCTATGTGCtctaataatacataataataattataaatttaacaaataattcttCTATTAAATGAACTCATATTTACTTTGGTATAAACACAGGCTTTAACAATTTTCTCGATGTTTGCTCTTCCTCCTCAGAATCAGTTTCGTATTCAGACGTTTCTTCGCTTTCACtttcctaaaaaataattaaaataaagaatttgaattaataattgcaaataattattaattaacaccAAAAAAGCAAACTACTAAACCAACAATTATGGTCGCAATTAGCTGAGTAGTTTCGGTTTTACCTCTTCTTCCTCCTCTGCTTTTGTGGTTTGAGCCCTTTCTTCTTCTTCCAGAGCCTTTAATCTTTCTTCTTCTTGACGCCGTATTTCGAGCGCCCGATTTCTTTTAAGTAGTCGACGCTGAATTTCGGCGTCATCATCTAGTTCAACTTCTTGTAAAGCTTCAATTACTTGTAATTGATCTTTTTGTATATCTTCTTTCTCTTCTTCATCCTCCAAATGTCTCCTTCGTCGATCAAATACTTGTGTACTGCcttcttttgcttcttttaATCTTCTCAATCTACGATCTGAAGCAGCTTCCTGTTCAGTGATCTCTACTTTTTGAACAGAAGTTACTAAATCTGTTTCTTTCTGTCTTTCAAATTGTTGTTCTTCTTCGTCCTCCTCGGAAGACGAATATTCTGTTGCTCCTTTTGGAGCCTTTCCCGGCCAATAACGCTGTACCTTGACAGGCTGTGGTGCATTCTCACCCTTTGCATTAACACCTCCACGTGCTGCCATATTTCTGAATTTATTACGAAATTAAACAACATTAAATcgtaatttttgaatattactatatatgatattatattatgtaatcGAAAAAATCAGGTTTTATGCAGTATAACACATGCAAGCGAACGGGCCAATGACCTTAAACGGATTTTTCGTGTTTTGCAAGTCTCTCTCATAGAatggaaaataaatataaagtggATGtcgaagaattaaaagatgctCACAACCGGTTAAACATAGTGCTTCGCGAACGTCAAAAGCGTAGAAGACACCAATTAGCTTCAatagaagaatttaaagatcTGGTTGTGGGTCAAAAATATGGCACAAAGTCAAAGAGACAAAGGACACAAcataatttaataactaataaaaatgtttcattGAACAATAAACATATGGATAAAACTGACAAGTCTCAAAAGAAGTCTACAAATGATTTCGAATTTAAAGTTCcatatccaaaaaaaatttcattagatgGAAAACAACATGAATATCAATACCAGGATGAAAAAACAATTCGTAATGACTATTGTCAACATTTTGTAGATTCTGGTAAACGACCTCAGAATTTTATTCGCGATACTGAATTATCTCAACGTTTCGATGAATATCCTAAACTCAAAGAGCTCACCAGAATGAAGAACGCTTTGGTGGAAAATAGAGCTACACCTCCAACATATTTAAAAGCAGATCTTAGAACATTCGACTTTAAGTCTCTTGGGACAAAATTCGATGTCATATTAATTGATCCACCATTAGAAGAGTTAGTGATATTtcaaactttaatatattgtttaaagtaattataaatatttatatcagcTTTTGTTTTTAGATATTGTAGACGATCACCATTAGTTGCAGGTTCTAATTTAGATTATTGGGACTACGATGAAATTATAtccttatatattataaagtagtttctatttaataatgtaaattaagTTATTGTCCTTAACTTACAATCTTACGCAAATCTTAAAATCGAAGACGCTGCCGCAACACcttcatttattttcatttggtCTGGAGATGCTGATGGGTTGGATCGTGGGCGGCAATTACTTCTAAAGTGGGGATATCGCAGATGCGAGGATATTGTTTG of Rhizophagus irregularis chromosome 32, complete sequence contains these proteins:
- a CDS encoding N6-adenosine-methyltransferase subunit mettl14 gives rise to the protein MENKYKVDVEELKDAHNRLNIVLRERQKRRRHQLASIEEFKDLVVGQKYGTKSKRQRTQHNLITNKNVSLNNKHMDKTDKSQKKSTNDFEFKVPYPKKISLDGKQHEYQYQDEKTIRNDYCQHFVDSGKRPQNFIRDTELSQRFDEYPKLKELTRMKNALVENRATPPTYLKADLRTFDFKSLGTKFDVILIDPPLEEYCRRSPLVAGSNLDYWDYDEIANLKIEDAAATPSFIFIWSGDADGLDRGRQLLLKWGYRRCEDIVWIKTNKKWDGSHHIEPRSIFQRTKEHCIMGIKGTVRRSTDGHFIHCNVDTDVIISEEPHYGIGTAKPEELYHIIEHFCLGRRRLELFGEDHNIRPGWLTVGLSLSSSNFNAATYASYFTEQNGYLLGSTNEIEALRPKSPPIRDNSVSKLGPQGNIMKQKTKKQPPTTNIMTIPQIPPTLTFPHRWIPPMDGKIYGNPPMDGNIYGK